TTTTCAATGCAATTGAATTATTAGAATAATTGGGCAAGTGGACGAAACAGAAGGTTACTACTTTGTATCCACATAATTTAATAACAGTAGCAAAcgtaaaattaattatagttaattatatctataaatttgGATATGAATATTAGCAAGAAAAAACAACTTTCacatataaaattgtatatgtaCGAAGGACAAGGagagaaaaattattgaaatgtttttctttagaaaataactgttaaaaaaaaggaaattatacaattcatatttcggaaaaatattttctaaatttgtcATTGTTATTTCAATTTCCAATGCATGATTATTGTTAGAAAAGTACAAATCAAGAGAATCGTAAAGTATGAATTGAAAATATGctgaaatttagaatttttaaaaaagtattaactaATAATAGAGTATTTGCCAAAAAGATTACATGagaattaatattttgtcaTACACatcaacaaataattatttttccagAAAAACGGCTAAAATTGCCAAAATAATTTGCCCAAACATGGAGAGAGGAAAAGATAGATACAGAAAAGTAAATGATAGAAAGgtaagatttatttattatactatattgcataaaaaatcatttactattattaattgCAGTGTTATCTGAAAGTAAAGTATAATTAATGAGTGGTGGCTGTAAGGGGAAGTGGGTGTGTATGGTGGCAGAAACCAGAACCTCCAACTAGAAAAAGAGTGTTGAAGTGGAAGAAATTTGCATGGACCTTAAAAAGTTGTAGTAATAGGAACCAAGTAACTAACTAAACTAACAGACAAGAAAGCAGTTTTTGGATTCATCGGCCATCAATCTCTTCGCCCAAAGACACTATAACTATCCATTGATGTCTTCCCTTTATTTGTGTATGTTGTCAATTTGTCctttctgtgttttttttttttttttttatcattgtgtgtgtttgtttgttcttttgtgCATGTGcctcctcttctcttttcttgtgtGCATTTGTTGTTATTAGTTTGCCATTATTTGAATTACAATGCATTATTTGAATTGcaatttttttaccatttttttttatcctttttgtCAATTAGTTTgtggtttatatattttttttctcttgagtGGCTTCACTTTAATTATTGAGAatagaaaattttctttaattctctttactttggtttgccatttttattttagtttgattgtaatgattttgaattataaagTCTGTATTggtataaaagtaaatttatattaatttaatgtcatttgtgacttttttttatttatttaaagtgtATGGAAGGGATCCACTTCTGgatataaagtatttaatacATTAGACATGTTTGTTTTGCTTATATATACCCTTCGATGAACGAAAAGACAAATTTCATCTAAAGAAGATGAATTGTGTATAGTTTATTTTACAATGTCGTTGTTATTTAAGGTGTTTAGAGTTCATTTCGATCAAGTTTAGATTAGAGGCTTAACGGATATTATTAACTAAGGTGTTTAATTTTACCatggtttttatttaatttgattaaaatttatttttattaaaaatttatcaaggTATATAATTGTTACGAACTGaacaaaatgtaattttaaatcaaacattaaataaaaatagaaaaaataaatgatatataaaagagaaaatttataaatttattgttttaaaacatatttaaattgtcTTATACTTTAACTCTTAAACATATAAGATTATTGGGTGTGGTAATGATATTGAGTATTCTTTAGAAAATATTGGTTGCATTTATAAGATGCACATGGATTAGAagcttatattattattaaaataatattgatgtcaaaaatataataacaaatatttaataataacaaaatatatcactaacataaataataatcataatactAAATTTATGATATGTAGATATTATTCGAATAGGTataaatttggatattttaGAATAGAGgaatttaataaactttattataCCTTATTTTTAGCATGTCTATTAGACcggataaaaaatattattatatacttagtatataataagataataggtaaattaatttttattgataaaataactttttttgaaaaaaaaaatcatcaacacGTAAATACTCTTTtattataatctaacatttcaaataaaatgttttaattctttaagTTATCCATAGttctgaaaaaataaattatatatatatatatataaaacaaattatcatGTGacaatgtttataaattattaagaaaattgatttaataGTAAGATAACACAATACACCTTATTAGATATTACAGATAACTTGTAAATGTAAGAATTATTGGATATGTTCATATACGGTGAGATGAACGgtatttttaagaacttttttaGCTTAATGATCAGAAGTTTTCAActaaatgtttttattacatTGAATTCACCTAGAGTTATCTTactaactttaattatttttcttattacagATGGGTTATTTAAGGTATCATAGATCcttatttatcttctttttatcaaagacaaacactaaaataaatatgtagtttatacaatttaaattatatatttttaagatgcttgaattttattttatttttttatcttcttattgAACAAGACTTGGATGCTATATATGAAACGAGAAGCACtgagtcattttttttctataaattacataattaagaTGATTTGTAGTACAATGTgactttttgaaaataaattatattagaaacATTTCCACAACAAACCATAcctttccaaaataaaaaataaaaaaaatcaaaaatatcgtaaaaattgaatattttaactaaactGACAGTCTTGATAGCATTATAATACTTGGGCAACAGGTTGCGTCGAATATCGGAGAACGTGGAATTATTGGGGCCTACGGCGAGATGGGCCCTACGTACACAAAGGAGTTGAGTATACGAAATAGTATACAAACAAGAAAGAGGTTTGAATTCTTAAACTTCacttatgaaaataattaatgtttgaaatttaaggcttaaaacaatatcaaaagtatttataaattaattaatttcttttatgaaaatttctgtgttcttaattttatgaatataacATCTGAAAGTTATTGTAATATACTCATCTAGTAATAAGAAATATAGATAAACTTATTTTAGagaaacaatttatatattagaataacatatttgttttttagatGTACTTATATTTCAGTAAAAATAAACTACACATATTTTATcctaaactaatatatatagtgacaaaaaaataaacttataagtTGTAGAGATTGAGTGAAGTTTGTTTTGATAATTAAGCTTAATAAGAAATAGaggttatttatttaattcaataattaaatttgaagaagTAATTAAGAAATTGAGTCCTTAGAATTTGGaggtataaaaagttaattaaaaatatatcttattaagaaatttaaatatcttacaaaagatattttttaattaaaaatatataaatttatgacaactaaaatttaattaaatgttacaTGGTAGTGTTTATGATACGTTGATCTTCCCTTATAAAGAACAACTTGTTGAACACAATACACTAATTTAGACGTAAGTGATTTATTGTTTTCCTATTAGTAGTAGGCCCTGAACAAGTCCTGCGTCAAAGGGAAAGGGAACCCCACACTTCCCTTTTCTAAGAGTACAAGTTATCAGATTTGGACCACACTACTCTTCACAAACCAAAACACAGGTTTGACTTCTGTTTATTGGTACGACATTTATGTTATTCAAATCCACATCATATTTGCTTTGAATTTTACATTGAAAGCTCGACTATCCCACAATTTCATACAAATTGTAATTATCGCACTAAATAAAAAGGTTTACATGTCACATCCTTAAAACAAATGGCATAAGCACAACATCCTTTACTTGTCGTGAGGTAAAGACTAAAAAGAATGTAAGATTGAATACCCTTTTCAAGATTGTATCTGGTAAAAACATTTTCCATATGGATAAACCcttttcaagatttttttttttttttttatttacaacttCACTGCCTAAAGGAAATGTCACAATTATAGATTCTGAGTGAAAAGATGCCTAAATATTCTGGGGAATATAATcatttagaattaaattaaacgTTGAAAAAAGCTAAGGATAAAAGGCAAAAAGACATGTACATGATGGTGTCAGCGAGGTCCAGAGAGCTCAATGGCTTCAATAATAAAGGAAGGTTCTTCGTGAACATCACTATAATTTTGTGAGAAACTGCAAGTCCTTTCACCGTATACGTTAGTCACTCCTTGTGACTCCTCTGCCTGCATTGACTGTCCGACCATACTTTCTAGAATCTTCAGAACTTCTGACATCTTTGGCCGCAAAGTGGGAAGTGACTGAGTACACTGTAGAGACAAATCCACTGCTTTCTCCAACTCTACAGGATCAAAACATCCCCTCAGATCCCTATCCACTAAAACTTCCACCCGTTTCTCCTCATATAATGTTCTAACCTGCAGGAATATAAAGTTGTGAAGGTTATTATCATGTAAAAAAGTGAGCTCacaagtaatttatttaaagaaactaCTCACCCAATCAAGAATCATTCCCTTTTGGACCTGAGCATTTCCTGCATCAAGTGCCTTATGTCCTGTTATGAGCTCCAAAAGTAATATGCCAAATCCAAAAACATCTGTTTTTTCAGATGACTGTCCAGTTGAGAGATATTCTGGAGCAATGTGACCTACTGTCCCTCGTACTGCAGTAGTTACATGTGAATCCCTTTGATCTAAGAGCTTAGCAAGACCAAAATCCCCCACCACAGCTTCAAAACTTTCATCTAACAAAATGTTTGCAGCCTTAACATCCCTGTGGATTATTTTTGGATTGCATTGTTCATGCAAGTATAGAAGCCCGCGTGCTGTCCCAAGAGCAACGCGCATTCGCCTGTTCCAGTCCAATGATGGCTTTTCACGGCAAGTCTCTGTTTCAAGACAAGGGAGAacataaattcattaaaatcaaGAGCCATTGGAATTTATTAATATAGGAAAGAATGTATTAAAGGAATAAGCTGCACGGACTATGGTGCTATCACAAGATTTTTCTTGATACAGAAAGTAAACATTTTAATAGTTATTACAGATCATACACTGCCATTTGAAAATGTCACTGATTTTGAATCTCCTAATTTCCACTGTAAGAGGCATGTAAATAGCAGTTACATTACTTTACACAGCCTTAAGTACAGAAATGAATAATATGAAACAAACCTCTCAAGCGATCAGCAACACTGCCATTGGGCATGTAAGGATAAACAAGTAACCTTTCATCCGGTGTCATACAGAATCCATAAAGGCGCAAGAGGTTTCGATGGACTGCCAAGCCAATCATCTCAACTTCTGTTTGAAACTGCACTTCTCCAGTATAGTTGGGATCTTTCAACCTCTTTACTGCCACTAACATTTTATTCGCAAGGCATCCTTTGTAGACAACACCAAAACCACCTTGCCCTAGGatattttttgaattgaaaCTTCCAGTAGCAATTTGCAATTCACGGAAGGAGAACCTCTTCAGATGGCCAATATCAAATTCACAATCTTGCTCCACTTCAAATGTCAAAGGAAAAAACCAGTGAGCAATATTTGCATATTGTTAGAATGTGTTACAGAGTGAAGAAAAAACGTAGGAAGTTCATGTCAGGAAGTACCATAAGATGTGTACAGAATGTTTGATCTGTACCAATGCAACCAAAATACAAGAAGCACCACTGAAATTACAAACGTGCAACTGAAGCCAATAACAACAGCAAGCACCCTTTGGTGATGACCACCAGTCGACTGAGATGACCCTGTATCTGCAGTTGAATCATCCTTTATATGTACTTCGATTTACTTATTACTaggtttttaatatatacaagTTAAATTTACATTACCATTAACTGGTTTTGAgaagcccatacaaatttgagaAGAAGAGGTGCAGAGGAAGCTGTTCCCTGAAATACTGCAACCAAAGAAGTAGTGTCAGGTAAAGCAAGAAACAAGAAGGTTAAATATTTAGaagaacgaaaaaaaaaaaaaagttaagccaataattatttttaacatggcAATAACCATAATCCTCAAAAGTCTATAGCTGCGGCATCAGTTTTCTGCttagcaaataaaaaataacttgaaattgtttgatttgattttagtAACCACTACGGTGTTAACATCTTTGGTGTTCCAAATCATTGATGTAGTACTCCAGTTtccatcaaaatttaaaaacaaaacatcatataCTGAACACATAAGTTAATCCGTCTAGCTTCAATATAATCTcagttttttatttcaattaagcAGAGATTCTCTTTCCCTAacaataaattgattaaatactCCTCAAACAGGACTTTGTTAAGTAATGTTTAATGTATTAGCTGACTAAACCATTGCAAAATTTGGTAAGGAACGACTGAACGTGCAGCTAGCACAagcatttttaattgtttccTTAAGAATACAGACGGGGAAAATAATACAGCGTTAGAAAACTCACCTATAACCTTTCGCTAAAATTTGTGGAGTGGGACCACTGAGATTATTGAATGACAAATCCCTACAGCATTAGGTACAGTATAATGAAATTAACATTTTCGTTTTTGAGGATATAAGAGgtaaaaatacaacaaaatcGTGATACAGAACATACAAGAATGAAAGGTCTGTGAGATTAGCAACAAGCTCAGGGATCTGTCCAGATAGTTTATTTTTGCTGAGCCGCCTGAAATACTTTGCATGAATAAATTAGGAAGTAATCAATTAGAGAAAGGCTATTGAATTAGCCAAATAAGAAACAAGaatatcataaattataaatttatttgtcagACCACACTCACAAGTAACTAAGATGAGTCAAAAAGCCCAATGAACTAGGAATTTCTCCATCTAGCTGGTTTCCAGAGAGGTCAAGGGTTTGAAGCTCTAAAAGCTTTCCTATCTCAGTCGGAATAGGACCAGATAACTTATTGTTCTGCAATAACCTAAGATAATACAATGGGAAAACAAAGTGATAAGCAAAGCTGgataatataaatgaatgtCTACTTTagtttttgatgaaaaaaatttctCCTTGCAtatacaatatcaaataaaaatgaaggtATCGAAAAGAAAATCACAAGACAAGAACCCCTACTATGGCACTAGCTACCAGCCTAGGACGTCAGTGTAAATAGCAGCCTAAAAAGACTCTGTTTCCAAAAGTAGAAAATGGACTTTGTTCACAGACATTGGATTGACCCAAAGTGATCAAAGGGGAGGACTCAAATAACACATTTTACATCCTATATGCCAAAATATGCATCAATATCATTACCAGCTAAATGAACCAAGCAAGAGTGCACATTCGAATAAACAAGTATCGACCATTGAAGTTGCAACTCACAATGTATGAAGGTGGCTCAAATTTCCAATTCCTGAGGATATCGTCCCGGATAAACCCGCACTGGCCATTTCCCTGCCAACACCATCAAATTATCCCCAATTATCAATATCCTCGTGGCTTGAGAAAGAATGCCACAAGTAACCCTTCAAAAATAAGAATTGTTGGTCTCTCTTCGGAGACTCAAAGATGTATAATTTGTTGCATTAGTCACAaccaaaagaaaggaagagagacAAAAAGACTTACAGAGAAACCACATAACCCTCGGCGGAGCAACCAACCATGGACCAAGTACAGGGGTCAACCGAATTAATATCCCAACCATCCATAGCATTAAACTCGTCATACATCTTACTCTTCATGGACATCAAAGCAGCCACTGATAACAACCAAACAAAATCTCTCACTGAAACAAAGTTAGAAATGTGagaagcaagaaaaatgaagaaatgacaAACCTTCATAGTTGACACCCTTTGGAGAGAGAAGGCTATCAGTGCCCTCTACAAGAAGCACCTGATAACACAGAAAGAGGAAAGCTAAACAAGCAATCACTTTGGCATCATCCATTAAAAAACAACTGATTCAGGTAGTGGGGAGCAACAAAGTTTCCAACTTTTCTACTAGGATCTTTGCTTCTAAGTtcctgaaaagaaaaaagagcatAAATACAAGCGAACCCTTTTGGAAAATCTCTCGGTGCTTGCTGCGTTGAGAGAAACGAAAGTGAAAAGaacctatatttttttttacaaaaaaaggaaataaataaaatagagaaagaaaaaacgaaCTGAAATGAATGAAGATGGTGAGGACAGGGAAGACAACTCGAGATTTGGGAATATGACAGTGATTGTCGCATGGTTTGTGAGGTACAACTACAGTGTTTAGCTTCAAGGCTATGATCACGTACAGACAGTCACGTGAACTTCATGTTCCGACACCATGCGTTGACTTGTTTATTTGGTTAAAAACTTTGGATTTTTTGTTTAGGATTGTGATGATGAATGAATGGTGAAGATGGAAGCAGTGGAAAGTGTTGCTGATCAACAGGAGTGTGAACGAGCGTATGTTAGTGGAAACTAGAGGCGCGAAATTTGATGGTAAATGGTATTTTAGTATTTCAATGATTTAGAAATTGCATGTCTCGGAGCTCAAGGAAGGAACACTTGTACAAATAGTTTGACTAGGGAAGGCTAGTAACACCGAGTACCATACTTTTTAACTGTTTGATCATGGTACTTTCAATATTAACACTTATGATAGATCATAGATACATCTGTTTATAACAACTATTATGTATGAGGTAAGGTTGATCCAGTTTTGGTATGAAGTAGGGTATCACTTTATTctaaaatcaatcaatttaaggttaatatgttttgtttaaaaCCTTTGAAGGGACTGCATAATTTTAGCTTCTTTTCTAATAAGCTGTCTACCTGAATAGAAATCCAAACGTGCTAGTAGCTAAGTCTAATATGAGATCAATAATTAAGACTGCTATAATTGATTTACTTAAGAATCCATGAGTAGAGATGTTTgtgaactaatttaatttaatgtcatttatataataaatcataatttcaaaatatttttattatattatactttatttgaAAGGTAAAGACTTAATTcaattcattataaattaaacttcTTTGATATACACAATCTTAAGAGTAGAGTCAATGGTGTTCACAAAAATAAGAACCGGATTTGTTCATTGGattgaaaatacaaaagttacttgtatatttcttttttataaaattacagaAGATCTAgttttttttccattaaaatcttaattttgcatattttaattatacctGGATAGTCTAAAACATTTAATGAATtacttttcaattaaaattagcCGAAGAACAATTCATTCTTCTATTGAATGCATATCAAACAGTGTTCAAAAGTGTTCAACATAATGATGCACAAATATTCTTAATGTTACGTCCAATCCCCAGGACTGTACAgtatacaatttaatttttcaccATCTACATCCAATCCCCAGGACTGTACAGTatacaattcaattttttaccatctacttttaagaaaattcaTCAGCAAAATCTTTCGACTTCAAAAACAACTGTGCTAGCTACAACTTGTTTTGTTCAACTTTAAATAAGGTATTAAAACACCAATAGTATGTAATAATTTATCaagttaaatatctttttagtctTTAAACTATCAAACGAATTTGtttttagtccatctttcaaagTAAGATACCTTTTAGTCCTCCACACTTAGGAAACCTTAATTTTTCATCctcaaaaaatattaactttaaaataagcTGAATTGGCTAACAGTGGAGTACtacatcatttttattttttttgaacaATGAGTCAATCTCCCTCTCTCACTGGTGCTATCTTGACTCCTTCACGGTCTCCGAGCAGTTCCTCCTCGTCAACCTGATCCTCCATGGTCAGACCCGCCACAACGCCCTCTTTCGTCTCACTCCCATTCTCCAAAACAGCAACCCTAATCTAACACCAGTGAAAGGGAACTTGGACCACGGGAACGAAAGCAAGCACAAGTGCTGGAGCGCTTCAGTGGCATCAAAGAGCATGTGGACGAATCCCGTGGCTAGAATCACCCTGGCGACAAAAGCCTTGGCACTCACGAAGAGGTTGTCGTCGGTGCAGAGGAAGCGGCGACGTTTTCCGAAGGAGAAACGCGCTGGAATTTCTTTCGTGTAATAGCACATTAAAGGTTCTTATTTAGGATCTGCTTGCAGGTTTGATGGCGTCGAGGATGGAGGTGGTGAGGCGATGTACGGGTCGCGCGAGCTCAAGGCATGTGTTAGGGTTTCTGTTCTGGtttaatttagggttttttggACTACTGCGTTTTCTAGGTTTTGTCTTGCACGTCGTTTGGATGACAATGTTGCTTGCGGAGTAAAGATAAGTCTCACGATGCAGGTTTCCTAGAGGATTGGGAGTTTTGCTGGTTATGACTGTGGAGGCTTGCGACAATGGCGAATGGTTGCTCATGGTGATGGTCCTGTGCGAGCTTGGAGGATGACGAGGTTTTGATGACGGCCTCGTGATGATGAAGGGAGAGTATGACAGAGAGATTGAACTCGTAATGACACTGTTCGCGTTTGGTGATGGCACGATGAAGTTGCTCACATCTAGATATTAATGGTAAAGGTGCGTGATAGAGGATGACGACGACTGGGGTTTCTGCAAAGGCGGCTTCACAGCGGCATGGTGGTTGGCCGACACAACACTGTGTTGGCAGTTCaacattgaagatggaaaagaTTGATGTGACAGAAAATCTGGaaactaaaaattaagatttcCTGAAAGTGGAAGACTAAAATAtaccttattttaaaaaaaaatattaaaatcaatattatcatatatataattagatatcAGCATACAATTACTTTTCcagaagtaaattttttttctttgaaaaaaagatAACATCTAATGGATTTGCAGCAACTAAGTACATTACATTGGTCGAAGCGCAAAGTCTGGAAacatttttagaatatattatataataacaagataaaaatttatgaCAACTGTTAGTATCAAATATCTAAAACTTAAGAATTAGAAAAACTCAAGTAACAAAATGAAATGTGAGACATTATTAGAAGCagcattaaagaaaagaaaacatacagATAGCAACATTACATTTCACAAGGAAAGAAACTGGTCAACAGCATTTATAAAAAGCACGTTACATTAACAAggagtaaaataaattaaacccAACAACCCAAAAACCTATGTGGACCCTCCCTTCCCTTCTTCCAGCCAAGGCTTTAGTTTTCCCCTTACATAAGTATTCTAAGTTCTGACCATTTCAGACCAAGTATACTACTACTACTACACATAAACAAGGCTACTTGCCTCAAAATAAGATCCAACAGTGGTCACAGAGAATCAAAAGGTGTATACATATGCAGATAGATCAAGTGTAGCCATCCTGCACCCCAAATCTCAGTCCAGGTTCAGCTTGAGACTACACTGGCCAGGTAAAAAAGATggtaatttaaacaaaaataacagtTCTACTTTCGTTTAACTTATCAACTAGTATACATTATGTCCCTGCTAGCTTATCATCATGATCCTATTGGATGAACAAATTGCATTCCTATTTGTGGCTTCACATGGTCAGGTATCAACTTGTTAACAAGCTCTGGAGACGCTCCGGTTAACTGTAAACAGAAGGATTACAATATAATTGTTCATTATTTAGGATGTTTAGCTTGGACATCAATGAGAGAAACAGTGTGTATATAGATATATTTCTTAATGCATTGCTTTGTGTACTCTAACAGACAAAAACTGAAAGACAGACACCTCAAAATAACCAGACAGGTATATAAAGCTAAGAAAATGGATCTATAGATTATGCATCTTTTCAGATTGAAAAATAGCATCAATTCATTCCTTTGAAATTGTCTCTACAAAAAAATTTGCTCCCAGAGCACATGTAAGACCAAGAAGAATATTTTAAGGACTTACTTCCTGTTTGAAGTTAAATAGAGGAGGAAATGGACGGCCATTTGGCAGGCGAACAATGGGTTCTCGTAGTTCATCAAAGAAAGGATGTACGCATGCTTCAAGctacaaaacaaaattagattCTTCTTAAATTGACTATGAGTTctctaaagaaaaaaatcatgaattaaTCAAATTCAGAAGAATTATAGGCAGGTGCACATAGTAGCATTAGGGAATTAATTAGAATATACAAAGACGGGAAAAAAAGGCAATCACACTAACCGCAGTACACCGAAGACTTGGAGAGTATTGCAAAAGCCGAGATGCCAGATCAATAGCTTCTGGAGGCATCTTTTTGTGAAAAATCTACACACAATTTTGATGTGTTAGCATGTCTAGACCTTTCTcctattaattacattttattcatccaaaaataaacaattgtctgaaaggagaaaaaattaTAGACCTTGTGCCATGGATGTGCTTTTATCTGTGGAAATCTAAAGTCATTGTAACTGGGATTCATACAGCGTACTTCCTCTCGAGTTGGTGTGCCAAGCACCTacgaaacaattttttttaaagatgacTTCTAACAAGGAAGGCATGACTAAGGAACATAAAACACATGTTGACACCAATTTACCTTTATAATATGTACAAGCTGGTCTACTGCATTTTCTCCTGGAAATAATGGCTGcaaaagtttaaattgtttCAGATAACAGATAGGTATATTGCATTGCATTTACTTCATTTAGTGgcaaattcaaattcatataataatattattctaGTAATAGTGATTAATAATCAATGAGACAAACCTGGCCCAGAAGAAGTTCAGCAAGGACACAGCCAGCTGACCAAATATCAATAGAAGTTGTATACTCTGTAGCACCAAATATAAGTTCTGGGGCACGATAGAATCGTGAACATATGTATGATATATTAGCTTCACCTTTCACCTGACGAGACAAAAGAGAAGATCAGGACAAGAAACACTTCAttggaaaaaaatcaattattagagaaaaatagCGATCCTAGATATTGTAAGATGAGTAGTAGTCCCACACTCCCACAAAAACACAAGTTGAATGAATACAAGACATCATAAAAGcctccaaaaaaataaaatatattgtgcTACACCACAAGTCAACAAAGAGCCCTACAGTTTGGTGTTGAGCACAGCAAGACATCCACACAAGATATTGAAATCAAAACATCGAAAAATTGGGACTGTTTCATCTAAAGTACAACTTTTTGGAGCCATGGATAGGTTATTATTGGTTGACATTCTAAGCTATTACTTAGTCAATATAAAAGATAATGGTGTGTGAAAAAGATGGACAAAAACTAAGCataccaaaacaaaataagaccTACTAGAACTTTGGCACTTCCAAAATCACATAGCTTTACTTGGTGTGTAAGAGGATCCACCTGGAATATTCATAGAAACACATTAAAGTCAGAAATATTgactatttttttaagaatgaatcagacatatacata
Above is a genomic segment from Vigna radiata var. radiata cultivar VC1973A chromosome 10, Vradiata_ver6, whole genome shotgun sequence containing:
- the LOC106775012 gene encoding shaggy-related protein kinase eta — protein: MAEDKEMSSSVVNDNDSVTGHIISTTIGGKNGEPKQTISYKAERVVGTGSFGIVFQAKCLETGEAVAIKKVLQDRRYKNRELQLMRVLDHPNVISLKHCFFSTTSTDELFLNLVMEYVPESMYRVLKHYSNANQRMPIIYVKLYMYQIFRGLAYIHTVPKVCHRDLKPQNILVDPLTHQVKLCDFGSAKVLVKGEANISYICSRFYRAPELIFGATEYTTSIDIWSAGCVLAELLLGQPLFPGENAVDQLVHIIKVLGTPTREEVRCMNPSYNDFRFPQIKAHPWHKIFHKKMPPEAIDLASRLLQYSPSLRCTALEACVHPFFDELREPIVRLPNGRPFPPLFNFKQELTGASPELVNKLIPDHVKPQIGMQFVHPIGS
- the LOC106775008 gene encoding probable LRR receptor-like serine/threonine-protein kinase At5g45780 isoform X1, which translates into the protein MDDAKVIACLAFLFLCYQVLLVEGTDSLLSPKGVNYEVAALMSMKSKMYDEFNAMDGWDINSVDPCTWSMVGCSAEGYVVSLEMASAGLSGTISSGIGNLSHLHTLLLQNNKLSGPIPTEIGKLLELQTLDLSGNQLDGEIPSSLGFLTHLSYLRLSKNKLSGQIPELVANLTDLSFLDLSFNNLSGPTPQILAKGYSISGNSFLCTSSSQICMGFSKPVNDTGSSQSTGGHHQRVLAVVIGFSCTFVISVVLLVFWLHWYRSNILYTSYVEQDCEFDIGHLKRFSFRELQIATGSFNSKNILGQGGFGVVYKGCLANKMLVAVKRLKDPNYTGEVQFQTEVEMIGLAVHRNLLRLYGFCMTPDERLLVYPYMPNGSVADRLRETCREKPSLDWNRRMRVALGTARGLLYLHEQCNPKIIHRDVKAANILLDESFEAVVGDFGLAKLLDQRDSHVTTAVRGTVGHIAPEYLSTGQSSEKTDVFGFGILLLELITGHKALDAGNAQVQKGMILDWVRTLYEEKRVEVLVDRDLRGCFDPVELEKAVDLSLQCTQSLPTLRPKMSEVLKILESMVGQSMQAEESQGVTNVYGERTCSFSQNYSDVHEEPSFIIEAIELSGPR
- the LOC106775008 gene encoding probable LRR receptor-like serine/threonine-protein kinase At5g45780 isoform X2; this translates as MDDAKVIACLAFLFLCYQVLLVEGTDSLLSPKGVNYEVAALMSMKSKMYDEFNAMDGWDINSVDPCTWSMVGCSAEGYVVSLEMASAGLSGTISSGIGNLSHLHTLRLSKNKLSGQIPELVANLTDLSFLDLSFNNLSGPTPQILAKGYSISGNSFLCTSSSQICMGFSKPVNDTGSSQSTGGHHQRVLAVVIGFSCTFVISVVLLVFWLHWYRSNILYTSYVEQDCEFDIGHLKRFSFRELQIATGSFNSKNILGQGGFGVVYKGCLANKMLVAVKRLKDPNYTGEVQFQTEVEMIGLAVHRNLLRLYGFCMTPDERLLVYPYMPNGSVADRLRETCREKPSLDWNRRMRVALGTARGLLYLHEQCNPKIIHRDVKAANILLDESFEAVVGDFGLAKLLDQRDSHVTTAVRGTVGHIAPEYLSTGQSSEKTDVFGFGILLLELITGHKALDAGNAQVQKGMILDWVRTLYEEKRVEVLVDRDLRGCFDPVELEKAVDLSLQCTQSLPTLRPKMSEVLKILESMVGQSMQAEESQGVTNVYGERTCSFSQNYSDVHEEPSFIIEAIELSGPR